Sequence from the Planctomycetia bacterium genome:
GATGGCCCGCCCGCCGAGCGGCACGATCCGCTCTTTGTCTCCCTTGCCGCGGCAAACGCAATGCCCTTCGTCGAGATGCACGTCGCGCACTTTGAGGTTCGAGATTTCGGACGCGCGGCAGCCCGTCGCGTAGAGCAACTCGAGCAACATCTTGTCGCGGGCCTTGCAGTATTTATTTGCCAGCGGTTGCAGCAACATCTTCTCGATCGTTTCGAGCGACAACACTTGCGGGATCCGTTGCCACAGCTTCTGCGCTCCCAGCAGCTCGGCCGGATTGTCGAGCGTGATCGCTTCGAGCTGCAGGTAGCGATAGAAAACTTTGAGCGATATCAAATGCCGCGCCAGGCTCGCCGACGACAGCCGTTTGGCATGCAGCCAGGCCGCGTAGTCGGCCAAGTCGTGGACCGTGAGCTTCTGCGCTTTTCGGTCGCCGGCCCATTCGTAGAACTTGCGCATATCGCGGCGATAGGCTTGCACCGTGTTGTCGGCCAAGTGGCATTCGGCCCGAAGGTATTCGGAGAAGGCCGAGACGTACGGGTGGTCGGGCTTGCGCGCCACGAGCTTCGTCCGGACGCTTGCGCCGCGCCGCACGATCGCCGCCCGCTCGTCGCCGACCGGCGCCGGCGCAGTTTTGGCTACGGGCTTGGCTGCGGTGTTCACTGTGGGTTTAGGTGTGGGCTTAAGTGCGGGCTTCTTCCCACGTCGCGGATCCATTGCCGAACTCCTGCCCACGGAACATCCCCTGCCAAGATTGTCGACATTTCGGCCGATGTGTCAGCGCGAGTGCGAGGAATTCGCCGGCGACGATAGCCCGCCGCGGCACGCGGCGTTCCGGTTATGCCGATCGTCGCGGATCGAACGATTATCGGCGAGCGGAAAGACCACGTTCGCCGTCGCGATGTATAGTTGGCCCAGAAGCCCGTTCGTACGATTCGCATTCACACCCTGATCTCTCGCTGCGGAACCGTTATGCGCATTCTCGTCACCGGCGGGGCCGGCTATATCGGCAGCCACGCCGTTCGCTATCTCGGTCAGCTCGGCCACGATGTTCGCGTCTACGATAATCTCGTCTACGGCCATCGCGAGGCGGTGCCGGCCGGCTCGCTTATCGTCGGCGACTTGCACGATCGGAAGCTGCTCGAACGAACGTTGATCGACCACGAGATCGAAGCGGTCATGCACTTCGCGGCCTTCGCGGCCGTGAACGAAAGCGTCGTCGATCCGGGCAAATACTTTCAAAACAACGTCGTCGGCACGCTGTCATTGTTGGAAGCGATGCGCACGGTCGGCGTGAAGCGGATCGTCTTCTCGAGCACGACGGCCACCTACGGCGTGCCCGACCGGATGCCGATCACGGAGCAGATGCCGCAGAAGCCGATCAATCCTTACGGCTACACGAAGCTCGTCGTCGAGCAAGCGCTAGCCGACTATGCGCAGGCCTACGGTTTCGGCTACGCGGCGCTGCGCTACTTCAACGCTTCCGGGGCTGCGGCCGCCGGCGACATCGGCGAAGACCACACGCCGGAGTCGCACTTGATTCCGCTCGTCTTGCAGGTCGCCCTCGGACAGCGCGAGCGGATTATGATGTTCGGCGACGACTACCCGACCCCCGACGGAACCTGCATTCGCGACTACGTGCATGTCGACGACTTGGCTTCGGCCCACGCGCTGGCGCTGGACCGGCTCGTGAAGCTCGGGCCCGGCGCGGCGATCAAGCTAAACCTCGGCACGGGCCATGGCTACAGCGTGCGGCAGGTCGTCGAGGCATGTCGTAAGGTGACGGGGCACGCGATCCCGGCCGTGGTTGCTCCGCGCCGCGAAGGAGACCCACCGGAGCTCGTGGCCGACGCCTCGGCCGCCGGTCGGGAACTCGGCTGGAAGCCCCGCTACGTCGCGATCGAAGAGATCGTCGGCACGGCCTGGAACTGGCACCGATCGCACCCGCAGGGCTACGCAACAAAGTAGCAGGCACGTTCCACGTGCCGTAGCCACGTGCGTCGTTCAAGCGGAGTGCAGCATCGGGCCAACACTTCCTGGCGAGCGGCCGGTGTGAACCGGCCGTTTTACGTGGTTGATTGACCAAGCCGCTGTGGTTGTATGAAGTCCTCCGTGGCGGACGGCACGTGGAACGTGCCTGCTACTTGGGGCGAAAAAGTGGCATCGCCGTCGGCTCCCGAGTAATATGACCCCCATCTGAAGAGTGGGTCCGTTGCTCTGTGATCGTACCGCGATCGCTTTTGGGAAGCTCCGATGCCGACGAAGAATTTGCCGATCGTGGCGCTCGCCGAGCTCGAAGTCGGCCAAGATGCCGACGTCTTCGCGCTCTTGTTTCTCAAGGAAGAGCAACGGACGAAAGACGGCAAGCCGTACTATCGGGTCGGCTTTCGCGATGCCGGCCGCGAGGTCGTGTTTCCCGTCTGGAACGACGCGCCGCTCGGCGAAGATTGCCGCCGTGCTTGGAAGGCCGGCACGTTCTACAAGCTCCGCTGCTCCTACAAAGAGACCTCGTTCGGGCCGCAGCTGGACATTCGCAAGATTCGCGAAGTGGTAGACGCCGACTCCGCCGACGGCTTCGACCCCAACGACTTCCGGCCGCGCTCGAAGTTTGCCGCCGAGACGATGTTCGGTGAGCTGCGAGCGATCGCGAGCGAGAAGATCGGCGACGAACCGCTGCGGCTGCTGACGTTGCACCTGCTCGACGAACATCACGACGCTCTGCTCACCTTGCCCGCGGCGACGCGCAACCATCACAGTTTCAGCGGCGGCTTTCTCGAGCATGTGCTGAGCATGACCCGCTCGGCGATCTTCTTCGCCGAGAAGTATGCCGCGTATTACGACGACATGACGCCGCCGCTCGACGTGGATCTCGTCGTCGCAGGTGCGATCTTGCACGACATCGGCAAGCTTCGCGAACTGGAGTGGCAGCCCGAGGGGCCGGCCTACACGGCCGAGGGGAATTTGATCGGCCATGTGCTGCAAGGGCGCGACATGGTGCGCGAAGCGGCTGCGATGCTCGCCGCGCAAGAGAAGCCGGTCGAGCGCGAACGGCTACTGCGGCTCGAGCACATCGTCGTCTCGCATCAACGCCTGCCGGAGTGGGGCGCCCCGAAGCCGCCGATGACTCCCGAAGCGCTCTTGGTTCACTACGCCGACGACCTCGACGCGAAGTACCACATGCTCTACGTGGCGCTCCGCGACGACAAAACCCCCGGCCACACGACCTCGAAAAAGAACGTCCTCACGCAGCAGTTTTATCGTGGTCCGCAAACGTAACGAGTCCGACGCGTCTTGCGCTTAGTTGCGGCGTCGGGCCTGCGCGATGCGTGGCCTGCGGCCGTGGTCTTCGATCGTGGCGAGGAGTTCTAAGCGTGGGTCGGCTGCGAGGATCCGGCCGACCGCTTCGTTCAGTTGCGGGCTGATTTCGATGAAGAGTCGGCCACCGGGAACTAAGCGCTCGGCCGCTTGCGGAACGAGGCGCTCGATGATCTCGGTGCCGAGCGGACCGGCTTCCAGGGCCCGATGCGGCTCGAATTCGCGGACGTCGCGATCGAGATCGGCCATTTCGGCCGTCGTGATGTAGGGTGGGTTGCTGACGATGAAGTCGAACTTCCGCTCCGGCGGCACGCGGGCGAAGAGATCGCTTTCGATGAACTCGATGCGCTCGCTCACGCCATGCGCCTCGGCATTACCGCGCGCGACGTTCAAAGCACCCGGCTCGATGTCGATCGCCGTGGCGCGTGCGCCGGGGATCTTCACGACGCCGCAGATCGCGAGGATGCCGCTGCCGGTGCCGACGTCGGCGATCTCGAAGCCTTCTTTTCGCACCGCCGGCTTCTGCGTCTTCGCCGCGTCGACGAGCCCGACCACGGCGAATTCGGTGTCCGGACGAGGAATCAAGACGTCGGGCGTCACGGTGAAATCGAGCGAGAAGAACTCCCGGTTGCCGACGAGATAGGCGACGGGCATTCCCGTGGCGCGGCGTTTGACGAGGCCGCGAAACTCCGTGAGCATCGGCTCGACCAGAACTTCCGTGAAGCGGGCGTAGAGCATGATCCGCTCGCACTTCAACGCATGGGCGAGCAAGACTTCGGCGTCGAGCTTCGGCGTGTCGGCTCCGCGCTCCTTCAGGAAGCCGGTCGTCCATTGCAGCAAGCGCGCGATCGTCCAAGGCTCGGCGGTGCTCATGTTATTCCATGTTGCCGAATTGCGCTCGTTGCTCGTTGCGGTCGTAGTCGATGAGCGCTTGCGTGACCGGCGAGAGGTCGCCGGAGAGAATGTGGTCGAGCTTGTAGAGCGTGAGGTTGATGCGGTGGTCGGAGACTCGATTCTCGGGGAAGTTGTACGTGCGAATCCGTTGGCTCCGGTCGCCGGAGCCGACGAGGGTCTTTCGTTCTTCCGAGCGCTTGGCGTTTTCCTGGGCCCGCTTGAACTCGTAGATCCGCGTCTTCAAGTTACGGAGCGCTTTGGCGAAGTTCTTGTGCTGGCTCTTTTCGTCTTGGCACTGCACGACGATGTTCGTTTCGTAGTGCGTGAGCCGGACGGCGGATTGCGTCTTGTTGACGTGCTGCCCGCCCGGTCCGCTGGCGCAGAACAAGTCTTTGCGGTAGTCGTCGGGCTTGAGCTCGACTTCGACATCCTCCGGCTCCGCCATCACGGCCACGGTCGCGGCCGAGGTGTGGATGCGCCCTTTGGTTTCCGTCGTCGGGACGCGCTGTACGCGGTGCCCGCCGCTTTCGTATTGCAGTTCGCGATAACAGCCTTCGCCGTCGACGCCGAGGATCACTTCCTTGAAGCCGCCGAGCTCGGTGGAGCTCATGTCGAGTACGTCGACCTTCCAGCCGCGCGTGCTGCAATAGTGCCGATACATTTCATACAGATCGCGAGCGAACAGCGCCGCTTCTTCGCCGCCCGTGCCGGCGCGAATTTCCATCACGCACGCGCTGCGGTTGGCGTCTTCGCCGCCGACGGTGAGATCCAGCAGTTCGTTCCAAACCGTTTCGCGCTTCGCGCGCAGCTCGGGCAGCTCCATCTCGGCGAGCTCGCGCATGTCTTTATCGCCCGAGGCGATCATTTCGTTCGCGTCGACGATCTGCGTATTGAAATCCTTGAACTGCTTGTACTTCGTCGCGATCTTGGCGAGCGAGCCTCGCTCGCGCGAGAGGGTCGTCATCAGGTAGCTGTTGTTCAACACCTGAGGATCGGCCAGCATGTGGTCGATCTCGTCGAAGCGGGCCAGTTTTTTATCTAAGTCATCGCGCATGACGGACACCGCGAGCAAGAACTAAGGAAGGGAAGCCGGTGAAGAACTACGCACGCAGGAATCGAGCGAGCGGCGGATTGCCCGAGGCACGCGCGCCGCAAACGGAGCGAGCCGCGCGCCTCAGGCTCGACGAACTTCGCAAGCCGCTCGGGGCGCGCTCGGGGTTCGGCGAACGTGAGGCACACGGCCCGCATCGTCGCTTTGGATTCAGACGCTATTCTTCGTCGGCGGCACCGGCGCTGACCGGCTTCTTGGCCTTCTTCGTGAGGCTGGCATAACCGGCGGCGAACTTCTTCTGGAACTTTTCGATCCGGCCGGCGGTGTCGAGGAATTTGAGTTTGCCCGTGTAGAACGGATGGCAAACGTTGCAAATATCGACCTTGATTTCAGGCAGCGTGCTGCGGGTGAGGAAGCCGTTGCCGCAACCGCACTTAACGACGGTCGGAATGTAGCGAGGATGGATGTTTTTTTGCATGGCGCACGACCTTAGCGAAAACGAACGGCGAGGAAGCCGGCGAGCGGCAGCAGGCTGCTACTCGGTCCAGCGGAATAGTTGGGGAATCCTCAATCTTACAAGCATCGGCAAAATCGGACAAGTGGCGTGAGCCCGTACGAGCGTTTTGCCGATGCTTGAGGATGTGAGTCGTAAGTTGTTACCGGAATTGTGTTTATCGACACTTGGTTTGTTAACTGGTTTGTTGCGAAGTCGCGAATGGCTTCGCAGCGTCGCGGCCTACTTCTTGCCGTAGAGGGCTTTCGCCTGGTCGCGGAACACGCCGGAGCATTTGCCGCCGTCGTTGGCGTAGCCGGCGTGTTGCACGAGGAAAACCGTGATCAGGCCGGTCGTGGTGTCGACGTTCATGTTCGTCGACATCGCGCCGCCGTGCCCGAAGCTGCCGCCGCCGACCGAGAAGCCGAGGCCGTAGCCGTCTTTCACGGCATCGCCGGTTTGTTTCGACGTGAGCGCCTTCACGGCGTTCTCCGACAAGATCTGCTTGCCGTCGAACTTACCTTTGTTGAGCAGCATCTGGCAGAAGCGAGCGACATCGCCCGCCGTCGAGAACAGGCCGCCGGCCGGCATCGGGTACCGCTTCGTCTTGTCGTACAACGGATACTGTAGCTGACCGATCGTCATCGATTGGAGATTGGTCTTCTCCTTATTAGGACTGTACGAAGTCGCGAGCCGCGAGACTTGCTCTTCGCTCGGCCAGTAGGTGGTGTCGGTCATGCCGAGCGGCTTGAGCAAGCGCTCG
This genomic interval carries:
- the xerD gene encoding site-specific tyrosine recombinase XerD; amino-acid sequence: MDPRRGKKPALKPTPKPTVNTAAKPVAKTAPAPVGDERAAIVRRGASVRTKLVARKPDHPYVSAFSEYLRAECHLADNTVQAYRRDMRKFYEWAGDRKAQKLTVHDLADYAAWLHAKRLSSASLARHLISLKVFYRYLQLEAITLDNPAELLGAQKLWQRIPQVLSLETIEKMLLQPLANKYCKARDKMLLELLYATGCRASEISNLKVRDVHLDEGHCVCRGKGDKERIVPLGGRAIEAVRVYLRDERPTLAGPGEDPSPYLLLSRRGKQMRRERVWELVKSYALEAGAHPDVSPHTLRHSFATHLLAGGADLRLVQEMLGHASIQTTQIYTHVDQSRLKAVHRKFHPRA
- the galE gene encoding UDP-glucose 4-epimerase GalE, yielding MRILVTGGAGYIGSHAVRYLGQLGHDVRVYDNLVYGHREAVPAGSLIVGDLHDRKLLERTLIDHEIEAVMHFAAFAAVNESVVDPGKYFQNNVVGTLSLLEAMRTVGVKRIVFSSTTATYGVPDRMPITEQMPQKPINPYGYTKLVVEQALADYAQAYGFGYAALRYFNASGAAAAGDIGEDHTPESHLIPLVLQVALGQRERIMMFGDDYPTPDGTCIRDYVHVDDLASAHALALDRLVKLGPGAAIKLNLGTGHGYSVRQVVEACRKVTGHAIPAVVAPRREGDPPELVADASAAGRELGWKPRYVAIEEIVGTAWNWHRSHPQGYATK
- a CDS encoding HD domain-containing protein — encoded protein: MPTKNLPIVALAELEVGQDADVFALLFLKEEQRTKDGKPYYRVGFRDAGREVVFPVWNDAPLGEDCRRAWKAGTFYKLRCSYKETSFGPQLDIRKIREVVDADSADGFDPNDFRPRSKFAAETMFGELRAIASEKIGDEPLRLLTLHLLDEHHDALLTLPAATRNHHSFSGGFLEHVLSMTRSAIFFAEKYAAYYDDMTPPLDVDLVVAGAILHDIGKLRELEWQPEGPAYTAEGNLIGHVLQGRDMVREAAAMLAAQEKPVERERLLRLEHIVVSHQRLPEWGAPKPPMTPEALLVHYADDLDAKYHMLYVALRDDKTPGHTTSKKNVLTQQFYRGPQT
- the prmC gene encoding peptide chain release factor N(5)-glutamine methyltransferase; this encodes MSTAEPWTIARLLQWTTGFLKERGADTPKLDAEVLLAHALKCERIMLYARFTEVLVEPMLTEFRGLVKRRATGMPVAYLVGNREFFSLDFTVTPDVLIPRPDTEFAVVGLVDAAKTQKPAVRKEGFEIADVGTGSGILAICGVVKIPGARATAIDIEPGALNVARGNAEAHGVSERIEFIESDLFARVPPERKFDFIVSNPPYITTAEMADLDRDVREFEPHRALEAGPLGTEIIERLVPQAAERLVPGGRLFIEISPQLNEAVGRILAADPRLELLATIEDHGRRPRIAQARRRN
- the prfA gene encoding peptide chain release factor 1, which gives rise to MRDDLDKKLARFDEIDHMLADPQVLNNSYLMTTLSRERGSLAKIATKYKQFKDFNTQIVDANEMIASGDKDMRELAEMELPELRAKRETVWNELLDLTVGGEDANRSACVMEIRAGTGGEEAALFARDLYEMYRHYCSTRGWKVDVLDMSSTELGGFKEVILGVDGEGCYRELQYESGGHRVQRVPTTETKGRIHTSAATVAVMAEPEDVEVELKPDDYRKDLFCASGPGGQHVNKTQSAVRLTHYETNIVVQCQDEKSQHKNFAKALRNLKTRIYEFKRAQENAKRSEERKTLVGSGDRSQRIRTYNFPENRVSDHRINLTLYKLDHILSGDLSPVTQALIDYDRNEQRAQFGNME
- the rpmE gene encoding 50S ribosomal protein L31, which encodes MQKNIHPRYIPTVVKCGCGNGFLTRSTLPEIKVDICNVCHPFYTGKLKFLDTAGRIEKFQKKFAAGYASLTKKAKKPVSAGAADEE